A genomic window from Rhodopirellula islandica includes:
- a CDS encoding GmrSD restriction endonuclease domain-containing protein → MLIRSTTKSYNKLIAELIRELGSSDREKIGDAIEQFLLSQKSNSRYWPDDGEVLEQLKVLPGYRRLGRGRLRMVLEAVEDHLRGWTNGKSGLGGERVARSKLAIEHVMPQKWATHWPLPAGPRAEGEREALIHTLGNLTLLTSRLNSKVSNGPWTSDGGKRQGLEMHDVLVMNRELRKGSETEWTESTIRARSEELANRIIEAWPTPEGYKSGFAAETVRPRHRVELSDLVSAEFLKPGAKLVPRSKKFRDQVAVVLSDGRIEWNNQFFSSPSLAGKAITGRVAVNGWYFFLVEGEKERSLKDLRIRYLEAISADPEDDE, encoded by the coding sequence ATGCTGATCCGGTCAACCACCAAAAGCTACAACAAACTGATCGCCGAACTAATCCGCGAGCTCGGATCATCGGACCGTGAGAAGATCGGTGATGCGATCGAGCAGTTCTTGCTTTCGCAGAAAAGTAACAGTCGATATTGGCCTGACGACGGAGAGGTTTTGGAGCAGCTGAAAGTGCTACCGGGCTATCGACGACTCGGTCGCGGTCGTTTGCGGATGGTGCTGGAAGCTGTCGAAGATCATCTTCGCGGCTGGACCAATGGCAAATCCGGATTAGGCGGCGAAAGAGTTGCCCGTAGCAAGCTCGCCATTGAACACGTCATGCCGCAAAAGTGGGCCACTCATTGGCCACTTCCAGCGGGACCGCGTGCAGAAGGCGAGAGAGAAGCGTTGATCCACACGCTTGGCAATTTGACACTACTGACTTCGCGATTGAACTCGAAGGTTTCCAACGGTCCGTGGACTAGCGATGGTGGCAAGCGCCAAGGTTTGGAAATGCACGACGTATTGGTAATGAACCGGGAATTGCGGAAGGGTTCAGAAACCGAATGGACCGAGTCAACGATTCGTGCTCGGTCGGAGGAACTTGCCAATCGAATCATCGAAGCCTGGCCAACGCCGGAGGGATACAAGTCAGGCTTTGCCGCCGAAACAGTCCGCCCACGTCACCGTGTCGAATTGAGCGACTTGGTGAGTGCTGAGTTTCTCAAGCCCGGTGCCAAGTTGGTCCCCCGATCGAAGAAATTTCGCGATCAGGTCGCCGTGGTTCTCTCCGACGGGCGCATCGAATGGAATAACCAGTTCTTCTCGAGTCCATCACTTGCTGGCAAGGCGATCACCGGCCGTGTGGCTGTCAATGGTTGGTACTTTTTCCTGGTCGAAGGCGAGAAAGAGCGCTCGCTGAAAGATTTGCGAATCCGCTATCTCGAAGCCATCTCAGCCGATCCAGAAGACGATGAATAG
- a CDS encoding tributyrin esterase, whose translation MTKEPHQPDHSWDISNLSDAELRSAMQSIPCQTDPEAPAPLVELTGLHGQHSAMMRCETPLRFQAAGDLGDYAFAFCRDADVRLDGNVGHGAGDGMRRGVVLITGNAGCGLGSAMTGGTLAVYGSAGDRVGAAMRGGSIFVRGSVGDDTGAGALGGTIVVGGDAGKRLGDGLNNVTVFLRGKAESLAPGVIEAPLRKREEVRLGLLLMGASIRGSASEFRRIIPQARLDAEEAGAGEIRPNWR comes from the coding sequence GTGACGAAGGAACCCCATCAGCCCGATCATTCTTGGGACATTTCCAACCTGTCCGATGCCGAATTGCGATCGGCCATGCAATCGATTCCCTGTCAAACCGACCCAGAGGCTCCCGCGCCACTGGTCGAGTTGACCGGCCTGCATGGCCAGCACTCTGCCATGATGCGTTGCGAAACGCCGCTGCGTTTCCAGGCCGCTGGCGACCTCGGTGACTACGCGTTCGCGTTTTGTCGCGATGCGGACGTTCGCCTGGACGGCAACGTCGGCCACGGCGCAGGCGACGGAATGAGACGCGGTGTGGTCCTGATCACTGGCAATGCGGGCTGCGGATTGGGATCGGCGATGACCGGCGGAACCCTGGCCGTCTACGGCTCGGCAGGCGACCGCGTCGGTGCGGCAATGCGTGGCGGCAGCATCTTTGTTCGTGGAAGCGTCGGCGATGACACCGGTGCCGGAGCCCTGGGCGGCACGATTGTGGTCGGGGGAGACGCGGGCAAACGACTGGGCGATGGACTGAACAACGTGACCGTTTTCCTGCGTGGCAAGGCGGAATCCTTGGCCCCCGGTGTGATCGAGGCTCCCCTGAGAAAGCGTGAGGAGGTCCGCCTGGGATTGCTGCTGATGGGAGCCTCGATTCGCGGCTCAGCCTCCGAGTTTCGACGCATCATTCCCCAAGCACGCCTGGACGCCGAAGAAGCAGGTGCCGGTGAAATCCGCCCGAACTGGCGCTAG
- a CDS encoding metallophosphoesterase family protein has translation MNQPLRRIAWITDPHFDHAKLDVWQSWTAKLLDLDPDAILITGDLSEGDDVAYQLRCLAETLNRPIHFVLGNHDFYGKSIASTRRDLIALCRDVPQLTYLTDHPAVTLNASTVLIGDDGWGDATEGDYAGSIVRLNDFQLIEDFRTSNPDSWQSLLNAEGRAAADRIAEKLRNLPDEITQVLIATHVPPFREACWYEGQTTDDNWAPFFVCGQLGRVLRTAAEQAPKRKHVVLCGHTHHDGVAQMTDNLVVHTGFSRYGSLEIESMLSIEEDIIELSRPTICFP, from the coding sequence TTGAATCAGCCTCTTCGCCGAATCGCGTGGATCACCGACCCACACTTTGACCATGCCAAACTGGATGTTTGGCAGTCGTGGACTGCAAAGCTGCTGGACCTGGATCCCGACGCGATTCTGATCACGGGCGATTTGTCCGAGGGAGACGATGTTGCCTACCAATTGCGATGCCTGGCCGAAACTCTGAATCGGCCGATTCATTTCGTGCTCGGCAACCATGATTTCTACGGCAAATCGATCGCGTCCACGCGGCGTGATCTGATCGCTCTGTGCCGTGACGTTCCACAGCTGACCTACCTCACCGATCACCCTGCCGTGACGCTCAACGCATCCACGGTTTTGATCGGTGACGATGGCTGGGGCGATGCGACGGAGGGCGATTACGCAGGCTCCATTGTGCGTCTGAACGACTTCCAACTGATCGAAGACTTTCGCACCAGCAACCCGGATAGTTGGCAGTCCTTGCTGAACGCCGAGGGCAGAGCCGCCGCGGACCGGATCGCTGAAAAGCTCCGCAATCTGCCCGATGAGATCACGCAAGTCTTGATCGCCACGCACGTGCCGCCATTCCGCGAAGCGTGTTGGTACGAAGGCCAAACGACCGACGACAACTGGGCCCCCTTCTTCGTCTGCGGGCAACTCGGCCGAGTTCTTCGAACCGCGGCCGAACAAGCCCCCAAGCGCAAGCACGTTGTCCTGTGTGGTCATACGCACCACGACGGAGTGGCCCAGATGACGGACAACCTCGTCGTCCACACCGGTTTTTCACGCTACGGCAGTCTGGAAATCGAGTCGATGCTCTCGATCGAAGAGGATATCATTGAACTCTCACGTCCCACCATTTGCTTCCCATGA
- the metK gene encoding methionine adenosyltransferase has translation MSNESGRFLFTSESVSMGHPDKLADRISDSILDALLAQDPNSRVACETLVTTGLAVIAGEISSKADVDYEKIVRDTIVAVGYDDPDIGIDGKTCEVQIRLDAQSPDIAQGVNSDEASGKDIGAGDQGLMFGYACKDTPELMPLPIALSHRIINRITEARFNKEVDWLRPDNKSQVTVEYEGNRPVRIEAVVVSAQHGPDVSHDEIEKFVIENVVKPSIPAELDKGDIKYHINPTGKFIIGGPHGDCGLTGRKIIVDTYGGWGRHGGGAFSGKDSTKVDRSAAYMARYVAKNIVAAGLAERCEVQLAYAIGVTEPVSVHVDTEGTGTIDDAKLCELIREHFPLTPGGIIDHLQLRRPVFVETTAGGHFGREGDGFTWEKTDKAEALAEAAGATATA, from the coding sequence GTGAGTAACGAATCAGGCCGTTTTCTTTTCACCAGTGAATCGGTCAGCATGGGCCACCCCGACAAGCTGGCGGACCGAATTTCCGACAGCATCTTGGATGCACTGTTGGCCCAAGATCCCAACAGCCGTGTCGCTTGCGAAACGCTGGTCACCACCGGGTTGGCCGTCATCGCCGGTGAAATCTCTTCCAAAGCTGACGTCGACTACGAAAAAATTGTTCGCGACACCATCGTCGCCGTTGGCTACGACGATCCCGACATCGGAATCGATGGCAAAACCTGCGAAGTGCAAATCCGCTTGGACGCCCAAAGCCCCGACATCGCGCAAGGCGTGAACTCCGACGAAGCCTCGGGCAAAGACATCGGTGCGGGCGACCAAGGCCTGATGTTCGGCTACGCCTGCAAAGACACGCCTGAATTGATGCCCCTGCCGATCGCGTTGTCGCACCGCATCATCAACCGCATCACCGAAGCTCGCTTCAATAAAGAAGTCGACTGGTTGCGTCCTGACAACAAAAGCCAAGTCACGGTCGAGTACGAAGGCAATCGCCCGGTTCGCATCGAAGCCGTCGTCGTCAGCGCTCAACACGGCCCCGACGTTTCGCACGATGAAATCGAAAAGTTCGTGATCGAAAACGTCGTCAAACCATCCATCCCTGCCGAGCTGGACAAGGGCGACATCAAGTACCACATCAACCCAACCGGCAAATTCATCATCGGTGGACCTCACGGCGACTGCGGTTTGACCGGTCGCAAGATCATCGTCGACACCTACGGCGGCTGGGGCCGTCACGGTGGTGGTGCCTTCAGTGGCAAGGACTCGACCAAGGTCGACCGCAGTGCTGCCTACATGGCTCGCTACGTTGCCAAGAACATTGTCGCCGCAGGCCTTGCTGAACGCTGCGAAGTTCAACTGGCTTACGCGATCGGAGTGACCGAACCTGTCAGCGTTCACGTGGACACCGAAGGCACCGGCACGATCGACGACGCCAAACTTTGCGAACTGATCCGAGAGCACTTCCCGTTGACTCCCGGTGGCATCATCGATCACTTGCAACTGCGTCGTCCCGTGTTCGTTGAAACCACTGCCGGTGGCCACTTCGGTCGCGAAGGCGATGGCTTCACTTGGGAAAAGACTGACAAAGCGGAAGCCTTGGCCGAAGCCGCTGGTGCCACCGCCACCGCCTGA
- a CDS encoding vWA domain-containing protein: MASSRPHEPNTNAGDSDGPGSNRPRGSRVPGNLPAVETPWQRPTVSTWPLVGSCLVHLILIGSIFGWVQSRSAGTIDQPTTSVGVAMAYRMPDRTLYVTEDSAEESDAATANPSDRPVDERSKSVDSTDAEQSQSSASPASAPPAGFVPPVDLDGLFAEMTRRGVAAGESEGTGVEGVLQFGDGKTADQLGTGELVPGTTRAGEGAGQTTTSVFGVSGSGSAFVYVFDHSESMSASGGKPLRAAKQELIRSLQTLSERQQFQVIFYNDRPKAFSPDGQSSGLVLGEEGNRKLAEAFVQRTVAIGGTEHQLALRMALRLAPDAIFFLTDASIQTMNAEQMADIRRRAEQAGTVIHAIQFGSGPEPANSFMKEIARQNRGGYRYLDVISGG, translated from the coding sequence ATGGCTTCCTCACGTCCTCACGAACCGAACACGAACGCCGGGGATTCCGACGGACCAGGATCCAATCGTCCGCGCGGCAGTCGTGTCCCGGGCAACCTGCCTGCCGTCGAGACACCGTGGCAGCGGCCGACCGTCTCGACTTGGCCGCTGGTTGGTTCCTGTTTGGTTCACCTGATTTTGATTGGCTCGATTTTTGGCTGGGTGCAATCTCGATCGGCGGGGACGATCGACCAGCCGACGACCAGTGTCGGTGTGGCGATGGCCTACCGGATGCCGGACCGAACGCTTTATGTCACCGAAGATTCAGCGGAAGAGTCTGACGCCGCGACCGCAAACCCCTCGGATCGACCAGTCGACGAACGATCCAAGTCCGTCGATTCGACCGATGCGGAGCAGTCTCAGTCGAGTGCTTCGCCCGCGTCGGCACCGCCTGCGGGCTTTGTGCCGCCCGTGGATTTGGACGGTTTGTTTGCCGAGATGACGCGTCGCGGTGTGGCAGCGGGCGAGTCCGAGGGGACCGGCGTCGAAGGCGTGCTGCAGTTTGGCGACGGCAAGACCGCGGATCAGTTGGGCACCGGTGAATTGGTTCCCGGTACGACACGCGCAGGCGAAGGGGCTGGTCAAACGACCACCTCCGTGTTTGGTGTTTCGGGATCCGGCAGCGCGTTTGTGTATGTGTTCGACCACAGCGAGAGCATGTCCGCTTCCGGTGGAAAGCCTTTGCGAGCGGCCAAGCAAGAATTGATTCGAAGTTTGCAAACGTTGAGTGAGCGCCAGCAGTTTCAGGTCATCTTTTACAATGATCGCCCCAAGGCGTTTTCACCCGATGGGCAGTCCAGCGGTTTGGTTTTGGGTGAAGAAGGCAATCGCAAACTGGCCGAGGCGTTTGTCCAGCGGACGGTGGCGATCGGCGGCACCGAGCACCAGTTGGCATTGCGGATGGCGTTGCGATTGGCGCCGGACGCGATCTTTTTTTTGACCGATGCGTCAATTCAAACGATGAACGCGGAACAGATGGCGGACATCCGCCGGAGAGCGGAGCAAGCCGGCACGGTGATCCATGCGATCCAGTTCGGCTCGGGCCCGGAGCCCGCGAATTCGTTCATGAAAGAAATCGCACGTCAGAATCGCGGCGGGTATCGCTACTTGGATGTGATCTCAGGCGGCTGA
- the fusA gene encoding elongation factor G, with translation MNLEKIRNIGISAHIDSGKTTLSERILFYSGRIHKIEDVRGGGDGATMDHMELEKERGITITSAATSVTHKGYHINLIDTPGHVDFTVEVERSLRVLDGAVLVLCSVGGVQSQSITVDRQMKRYQIPRLAFINKMDRTGANPRRVVEQLREKLGADAFLAQIPIGAEENFRGVVDLIEMVAYTFEGDQGEKVVTGEIPADLKDEAEESRVAMLDSLSNYSDEVMELLLSEEEVPKDMIYKVMRQAVLNGATPVYMGSAYKNKGVQPLLDAVTEYLPSPLDREIYGRDPSDEDKKIELAPDPEKPFVGMAFKIAEDPFGQLTFMRIYQGTIKKGEAYTNQRSTKKERFSRIVRMHSEKREEIDEASAGDIIAVMGIDCASGDTYCSERDYATLESMFVPEPVIKIAVNPLNRGDGDKMSKALQRFRKEDPTFSVYTDEETNEILISGMGELHLEIYIERIRREYGVEIEVGAPKVSYRESPTKEVDFNYKHKKQTGGSGQYAHIVGKLIPIESESEDSFEFEEKVVGGRIPKQYIPAVEKGFRDILGKGPIAEYPVVGTRIELLDGSYHDVDSSEKAFYTAAQGCFREYFKQAAPKLLEPIMSVEIEVPEDFQGTVTGDVIRRRGLMTSNDTNEGMTVIRAEVPLAETFGYATDLRSMTQGQGTFTMELAAYRQTPSNIQEEIIAERKKEELAGAR, from the coding sequence ATGAATTTGGAGAAAATCAGAAACATTGGTATCAGTGCCCACATTGACTCGGGCAAGACCACTCTGAGCGAACGGATCCTGTTTTACAGCGGTCGGATTCACAAGATCGAAGATGTTCGTGGTGGTGGTGACGGCGCGACGATGGATCACATGGAACTGGAAAAAGAACGTGGGATCACGATCACCAGTGCCGCGACCAGCGTGACGCACAAGGGTTATCACATCAACTTGATCGACACGCCCGGCCACGTTGACTTCACCGTCGAAGTGGAACGTTCGCTGCGTGTTCTCGATGGTGCGGTGTTGGTTCTTTGCAGTGTCGGTGGTGTGCAAAGCCAGTCGATCACCGTTGACCGTCAAATGAAGCGATACCAAATTCCTCGCTTGGCGTTCATCAACAAGATGGACCGCACCGGTGCCAACCCCCGACGCGTGGTTGAGCAACTGCGCGAGAAACTTGGTGCCGATGCCTTCCTGGCTCAGATTCCAATCGGTGCGGAAGAAAACTTCCGTGGCGTCGTCGACCTGATCGAAATGGTGGCCTACACGTTCGAAGGCGACCAAGGCGAAAAGGTTGTCACTGGCGAAATCCCAGCGGACTTGAAAGACGAAGCGGAAGAGTCACGCGTCGCGATGTTGGATTCGTTGTCCAACTACAGCGATGAAGTGATGGAATTGTTGCTCAGTGAAGAAGAAGTGCCCAAGGACATGATCTACAAGGTCATGCGTCAGGCCGTCCTGAACGGTGCGACCCCAGTCTACATGGGCAGTGCGTACAAGAACAAAGGTGTTCAGCCCTTGCTCGACGCCGTCACCGAGTACTTGCCCAGCCCGCTGGATCGTGAAATTTACGGTCGCGACCCTTCCGACGAAGACAAGAAGATCGAATTGGCTCCCGATCCGGAAAAGCCTTTCGTCGGAATGGCCTTCAAGATCGCCGAAGATCCGTTTGGTCAGTTGACCTTCATGCGTATCTACCAAGGCACGATCAAGAAGGGCGAGGCCTACACGAACCAACGTTCGACCAAGAAAGAACGGTTCAGCCGGATCGTGCGAATGCACAGTGAAAAACGAGAGGAAATTGACGAAGCCAGCGCCGGCGACATCATCGCCGTGATGGGCATCGACTGTGCCTCCGGGGACACTTATTGCAGCGAGCGCGATTACGCGACGTTGGAATCGATGTTCGTGCCAGAGCCCGTTATCAAGATCGCCGTCAACCCACTCAACCGTGGCGATGGCGACAAGATGAGCAAGGCGTTGCAACGCTTCCGCAAGGAAGACCCAACGTTCAGCGTTTACACCGATGAAGAAACCAACGAGATCTTGATCTCGGGCATGGGTGAGTTGCACCTGGAAATCTACATCGAACGCATTCGTCGTGAATACGGCGTCGAAATCGAAGTCGGTGCTCCCAAGGTTTCTTACCGCGAAAGCCCGACCAAAGAAGTCGACTTCAACTACAAGCACAAGAAGCAAACCGGTGGTTCAGGTCAGTACGCTCACATCGTTGGCAAGCTGATCCCGATCGAATCGGAAAGCGAAGACAGCTTCGAGTTCGAAGAAAAGGTCGTTGGTGGACGGATTCCAAAGCAGTACATCCCGGCTGTTGAAAAAGGCTTCCGCGATATCCTGGGGAAAGGCCCAATCGCTGAGTATCCCGTCGTGGGAACCCGCATCGAGCTGCTCGACGGTAGCTACCACGATGTTGACTCCAGCGAAAAAGCCTTTTACACGGCTGCTCAAGGTTGCTTCCGCGAGTACTTCAAGCAAGCTGCTCCGAAGTTGCTCGAGCCGATCATGAGCGTGGAAATCGAAGTGCCAGAAGACTTCCAAGGAACCGTGACTGGTGACGTGATTCGTCGTCGTGGTCTGATGACCAGCAACGATACCAACGAAGGCATGACCGTCATCCGTGCAGAAGTTCCTTTGGCAGAAACCTTTGGTTACGCCACTGACCTTCGCAGCATGACTCAAGGTCAAGGAACGTTCACGATGGAATTGGCGGCCTACCGTCAGACCCCGTCGAACATCCAAGAAGAGATCATTGCGGAACGCAAGAAAGAAGAATTGGCCGGCGCTCGCTAA
- a CDS encoding purine-nucleoside phosphorylase produces the protein MPANFNHSAVPHSPPDFSESLAALRAKSPVLTESSKPPLGVVLGSGLGGLADAIESPTVIPYGEIPGLAASTAAGHRGEFIVGHLASRPIIAMAGRLHVYEGHSLPDVTRPVALMAGIGISELVVSCAAGGLNPGFSVGDLVLLDEHSSWLDGKLGAPPTLFQAAECPAPEQASATGWFRRHLSTCDPQLDQIAHQTARKHGFRLRRGMYLAVSGPNYETRAECRMMRGLGADLVGMSTVPEILCASSAGVRTLGISVVTNLALPDAPVTADHADVLEVCERAANRLQQIVRAIATHGA, from the coding sequence TTGCCCGCCAACTTCAACCATTCCGCCGTCCCCCACTCGCCTCCCGATTTCTCCGAATCGCTGGCGGCTCTGCGAGCGAAATCCCCGGTTCTGACTGAATCTTCTAAACCGCCCCTGGGAGTCGTGCTGGGCAGCGGATTGGGGGGACTCGCCGATGCGATCGAATCCCCCACTGTCATCCCCTACGGCGAGATTCCAGGGCTGGCCGCGTCCACTGCTGCCGGGCATCGAGGCGAATTCATTGTGGGGCACTTGGCGTCGCGGCCAATCATCGCGATGGCCGGCCGACTGCACGTTTACGAGGGACACTCGCTGCCAGACGTCACTCGGCCCGTCGCTCTGATGGCGGGCATCGGAATCAGCGAACTGGTCGTCAGCTGTGCGGCAGGCGGGCTGAATCCCGGTTTTTCAGTCGGCGATCTCGTCCTGCTCGACGAACACAGCAGTTGGTTGGATGGCAAACTGGGAGCACCGCCGACCCTGTTTCAGGCGGCCGAATGCCCGGCGCCCGAACAAGCCTCCGCGACGGGTTGGTTCCGCCGACACCTGAGCACCTGCGATCCACAACTGGATCAAATCGCTCACCAAACCGCTCGCAAACACGGGTTCCGACTTCGCCGCGGGATGTACCTGGCCGTCAGCGGGCCGAACTACGAAACGCGGGCCGAGTGCCGGATGATGCGGGGCCTGGGAGCGGACTTGGTCGGCATGAGCACCGTCCCAGAGATCCTGTGTGCCTCCTCGGCGGGCGTTCGTACACTGGGAATTTCAGTCGTCACCAACCTCGCGCTGCCTGACGCCCCGGTGACCGCGGATCACGCGGATGTCTTGGAGGTGTGCGAGCGGGCCGCCAACCGGTTACAACAAATCGTCCGAGCGATTGCCACCCATGGAGCGTGA